Proteins encoded within one genomic window of Raphanus sativus cultivar WK10039 unplaced genomic scaffold, ASM80110v3 Scaffold1876, whole genome shotgun sequence:
- the LOC108835184 gene encoding glutathione S-transferase T3-like: MSYFPGSGTGSLVDLLSSQTQTVSFGSFPSVASLGTEASNPHGVTPAAPKQRRKWTQEDDIVLISSWLNTSKDAVVGNEQRAGTFWDRVTAYYAASPHAAGCLARKTGDCKQRWHKINDHVSKFCGSYAAATRQKSSGQNEVDVLKQAHHLFFIHHNKKFTLEHAWRELRYDHKWRDITNNDDNKKKKRKNEEGEDSVPSEASGSKRPPGVKAAKAAKAAQAAKASGKKPVVHEIVDVDKYESMWTIKQQDLAAKERLSKTHMLENLLARQDALADYEEVLKKKLISDLWEVHRVLVFLFHKTSSRDILMEGWREYKFTRHGGSTSSGDMEGVQVHERWREYM; this comes from the exons ATGTCTTACTTTCCTGGTTCTGGAACCGGTTCGTTAGTGGACTTACTTAGTTCACAAACCCAAACAGTTTCTTTTGGAAGCTTTCCATCTGTAGCTAGTCTAGGAACCGAAGCTTCAAACCCTCATGGAGTCACTCCTGCTGCGCCAAAACAACGAAGGAAATGGACACAAGAGGATGACATTGTTCTCATCAGCAGCTGGTTGAACACGAGCAAAGATGCAGTGGTGGGGAACGAGCAAAGAGCAGGAACCTTTTGGGACCGAGTTACTGCATACTATGCTGCAAGTCCTCACGCTGCTGGCTGCTTGGCGAGAAAGACTGGTGACTGCAAGCAGCGTTGGCACAAGATCAATGATCATGTGTCCAAGTTCTGTGGATCATACGCAGCAGCTACTAGACAGAAAAGCTCCGGCCAGAATGAAGTTGATGTTCTCAAACAAGcacatcatcttttttttatcCATCACAACAAGAAGTTTACTCTAGAACACGCATGGAGGGAGCTGCGCTATGACCACAAGTGGCGTGACATTACTAATAATGATGacaataagaaaaagaagaggaagaatgaGGAAGGTGAGGATTCAGTTCCCTCTGAAGCAAGTGGAAGCAAGCGTCCACCGGGTGTGAAGGCTGCAAAGGCTGCAAAGGCTGCACAGGCTGCAAAGGCGAGTGGAAAGAAGCCTGTGGTGCATGAGATCGTCGATGTTGACAAGTATGAGAGTATGTGGACAATCAAACAGCAAGATTTGGCCGCCAAAGAACGGTTGTCTAAGACTCATATGCTTGAGAATCTCCTTGCAAGACAAGATGCCTTAGCTGATTACGAAGAAGTCCTCAAGAAGAAGCTTATCAGTGATTT GTGGGAAGTACATAGAGTTCTTGTCTTTTTGTTTCACAAGACAAGTTCACGAGATATCTTAATGGAGGGATGGAGGGAGTACAAGTTCACGAGACATGGAGGGAGTACAAGTTCAGGAGACATGGAGGGAGTACAAGTTCACGAGAGATGGAGGGAGTACATGTAG